The proteins below come from a single Spirochaetota bacterium genomic window:
- a CDS encoding glycoside hydrolase family 43 protein has protein sequence MAFTPGTLWPDNNGVHINAHGGAMLFHDGYYWWFGEHKVAGDAGNKAEVGVHVYRSTDLYSWEDQGIALFVSDDMSHGIARGCILERPKVLFNKLTNRFVMWFHLEPKGKGYLGARVGVAVAERVAGPYRFVKSFRPDAGIWPLNVDDNEKSPLAPEEFAGTKYTGAAFDGYDAKRLFRRDFTDGQMSRDMTLFADDDDTAYHIYASEENGVLHISQLTPDYLGSSGRWARAFPGRFMEAPAMFRHNGKYWIIASGCTGWKPNAARSAVADSPFGPWKDLGNPWIGADVDTAISFDSQPAFIFPVQGRPGAFIFLGDRWRPENAIDGRYIWQPIEFENDRPVLRWHDSWDLRFFDRP, from the coding sequence CACGACGGATATTACTGGTGGTTCGGCGAACACAAAGTCGCAGGCGATGCCGGCAATAAAGCCGAGGTCGGCGTTCATGTGTATCGATCGACCGATCTCTATTCATGGGAAGACCAAGGCATTGCACTCTTCGTGTCCGACGACATGTCGCACGGTATCGCCCGCGGATGCATTCTCGAACGCCCAAAGGTTCTTTTCAACAAACTCACAAATCGTTTCGTCATGTGGTTCCATCTTGAGCCGAAGGGAAAGGGATATCTCGGCGCACGCGTCGGTGTCGCCGTGGCCGAGCGCGTCGCGGGACCGTATCGCTTCGTAAAATCGTTCCGTCCGGATGCGGGCATATGGCCGCTCAATGTCGATGATAATGAAAAAAGTCCGCTCGCTCCGGAAGAATTCGCAGGGACAAAATACACCGGCGCGGCATTCGACGGCTATGACGCGAAGCGGCTTTTCCGCCGAGATTTCACCGACGGGCAGATGTCGCGCGATATGACGCTCTTCGCCGATGACGACGACACCGCGTATCACATCTATGCCTCGGAAGAGAACGGTGTACTGCACATCTCACAGCTCACTCCGGATTATCTCGGTTCGTCGGGGAGATGGGCGCGCGCTTTCCCCGGGCGTTTCATGGAAGCTCCGGCGATGTTCCGGCACAACGGGAAGTACTGGATCATCGCTTCCGGATGCACGGGGTGGAAACCGAATGCGGCGAGAAGTGCGGTGGCGGATTCCCCCTTCGGCCCCTGGAAAGACCTCGGTAATCCATGGATTGGCGCCGACGTTGACACCGCGATCAGCTTCGATTCGCAGCCGGCATTCATCTTTCCGGTGCAAGGAAGACCGGGTGCCTTCATCTTTCTCGGCGACCGCTGGCGACCGGAGAATGCAATAGACGGGCGCTATATCTGGCAGCCGATAGAATTCGAAAATGATAGACCGGTGCTCCGCTGGCACGACAGCTGGGATTTGAGATTTTTCGATCGGCCCTGA